Genomic segment of Candidatus Methylomirabilota bacterium:
CCAGGCGCCGGGACGTTTCTGCGGAAACGCGCGCGCCGTCCTCCAGGACCGACTGGCCCGGCTGATCTGGCTCGGCTAGCGCCTGGGCGTCAACGTGGACCACCACCTGGTAGCGCTCGCCCGGGGCGCCGGGATCAAGCCCATGGTGCAAGGCCGTCTCCGCGAGGAGCGCCAGGGCGTCGGCCTGCCGCTGAGCCATCGTGGGCGTTTCCGCGGAAACGTTTCCGCGCCCGGCGTCCCCGTCCGGCACCCGGGCCCGCTGATATAGCGTCTCGCGCGCGGCTGCGAGCGCCTGGATGAGCAGCGCGCCCACCTCCGGTTCCAGCCGCCCCCGCACGACCACCATGCCGTCCTCGTCCTGGTGCACGTGAAGGGCCCGGCCCGCATGCCGCAGGGTGGTCTCCCGAGCCTCGGCGTGCCGGTCTACCCGACGCCAGCCGCGGACGATGCGCTCGACGTGCGCGGCCGTGCCCGCGCGCCCCACCGCCAGCAGGCGCGCTTCGGTCTCCGGCGTGGCCACGCGGGTGAGGGCGCGGACCTTGGCGTAGGACAGCTGCCCGCGGGCCAGGGCCTCGGCGAGGAGCGGCAACGTCTCGAGAGCC
This window contains:
- a CDS encoding DUF222 domain-containing protein — translated: MQIHSPSELDRLGDEIAELSAHLDAATARLLTLIREFDARGGWNSGFRSCAAWLSWRVGLDLGAARERVRVARALETLPLLAEALARGQLSYAKVRALTRVATPETEARLLAVGRAGTAAHVERIVRGWRRVDRHAEARETTLRHAGRALHVHQDEDGMVVVRGRLEPEVGALLIQALAAARETLYQRARVPDGDAGRGNVSAETPTMAQRQADALALLAETALHHGLDPGAPGERYQVVVHVDAQALAEPDQPGQSVLEDGARVSAETSRRL